The Candidatus Paceibacterota bacterium nucleotide sequence TAAAAGAATATGGTGAAGCAATTAAATTATTAGGCGCCGAATGAAGCCATTAACTATTCTTGAAATCGAATACATAGCCCATAAGCTGGTCAGGGAAATAATGGAGTGGGACGAAAAGATTCCTGATTTTAGCACCCGTTATCCAAATATTTTAGAAAGCTGCTTGATTGTTCCTTTCCAAACATTTGGCGGAAAAACATTATATAAAGGGTTGATAGAAAAGGTTAGTATGCTTTTTTATTTGATGGTNNNNNNNNNNNNNNNNNNNNNNNNNNNNNNNNNNNNNNNNNNNNNNNNNNNNNNNNNNNNNNNNNNNNNNNNNNNNNNNNNNNNNNNNNNNNNNNNNNNNCTTTTTTATTAGCGATCATTTCTCTTGGCTGGACAGCGTATACTCACTTTAAATTATTGCCACTTCAACAGGCGAATTTAGTTTTTTTAGAAAAAGATATAATGATTCAGAATATAAAAAAGACAGAATACGAAATGTATGACAGGATAAACTCAACTATTACTAATACCGGAAAAGCATCCGCTCAGAATATAGAGTTCAGCATATATAGCATGTATTTTAATAAAAATATTCTTTTATACGGAGAAGAAGTAAAAGAATTTTTTTATAATTCAAAGATATTAAACGAATTACCCGGTGGTGAAAGTGTGAGTTTTGGAGTTATTAACATTCCTTATTATATCAATGGTATTGATGGGCAAGTCGCGTTAATATATCATTTAAAATATATAGACTCTTTGACGCCCAGAGATTTACAAAATAAGATTTTTTGGCTACAATATCCACTTGGTGGATATGGTGCAAGCGGATTAATAAAAGATGATTATGAAAAAATTTATGATAGATTATTAAAGTATTTCGAAAACAAGAAAGAAGATACGTATATTTTAGAATTTCTAAGAAAAAATTCTCCAAAAAGATTAATAGAAAATAAAAGTAGTGATGTTTTTTCGTGGGAGGAGATGAAAAATGTAGAATCATCGATGTTTCAGAAAATAAAATTATTACTTAATAAAATATGAAAAAAATAGAGATATTTATTTTATTAATTATTTTGCTTGCGTTTGCCGCCGGGTTTTATTTATATCCGCAGATGCCGGAAAAGATGGCTTCGCATTGGAACGCGAAAGGGGATGTGGACGGATATATGCCGAAAGCCTGGGCATTGTTTTTAATGCCTGTTCTTTCAACAGTTCTTTATTTGATGTTTCGTTTAATTCCGGGCATTGACCCGCTTAAAGAAAATATTGAAAAATTTCGGGAATATTTTGACTGGTTTGTGGTTTTGGTTATTTGTTTTTTATTCTATATATATGCGCTAACAATTTTCTGGAGTTTCGGATATAGATTTGATATGGGGCAGGTTTTATCGCCGGCGTTGGGAATATTATTTTATTACGCTGGAATTCTAACAGCTAACGCGAAAAAAAATTGGTTTATTGGGATTAGAACGCCATGGACAATGAGCTATGAAAATGTTTGGAATAAAACAAATAGGCTTGGCGGAAAAATGTTTAAGATTTCCGGCGTGATTTGTTTATTCGGAATTGTTTTTCCGGCATATGCTTTTTGGTTTGTTATTGTTCCGGTTTTTTTTACGACGGTTTACACAATTATTTATTCATATTTTGCTTATAAAATGGAAAAACGTTAATTCATTAGACTGGAATTATAATAACCCCCCGGTGTTTGTCGGGGGGTTTTATTTAATGGGCAAAATTTCTTTTATAATCGGAAAGTCAGGGATAGGGTGAAGGCGCAATGCCTTGGTTAGAAGCCGAGGGAAAGACGGAAGAAAGAGCTTTTGCCCGTTTTTGGCCGAGGTTATTTCTGTCGGCGGATTTTTGCAATTTAGCAATAACCAAGCTAATTGCACGGCGTGCAGATGGCAATCCTCGATTTTATTTCCCGGAAGAGGAAAACGATCTTCAGTAAATACTTTGCCGCAATTTTTTCGGATTAATTCTGGCGGCAAACTAATTTCCTGTTTTATTTTGAATCGCGGGTTGAGGTTCCATTCCTGAAATATTTTATGGGAAGAAATAATTTCTAACCATGACAGGAACAGGCCAAGGCCTTCAGTGATTTTATTGATGCTTTCTTTTGGCGTTAAGCGGCAATTGCTTGGCAAAATGCGGGCGCACGTTTGCATTTTAAAATTTGTGTGCTTGAACTTTGGGAAAGCTTCAAGCCAGAAACCTTGGACAATTTCCAGCTGTTCATATTGCTTAAAAAAAATAAGGCGGATTGTTTTAAAATCTTTTGCGCGTTTTGCCTCTTTTTCTAAAATACGAAGCGTTGATTCAAGGGTTTGCGGACCCGTGCCAATATCAACAAAGGGAATGCTATCGATAAAAAAGCATTCGATATTGTCCGGATTAAGATTGCGCCAAAGCTGGAAAAGCTTTGAACAGATTAAAGTTGAAAAGTACTTATGTAAAATTGGCGCTTTATTTTTTCCCCATAATCCAGACTTGGAGGGGCCTAAGCCGAATTTTGCTTCAGCTTCAAAGTAATGCATTTTTCTCTCCATTAGACTATCCGGGTTTTTGATAAAATACTATTATATTTTAAAAAAGTCAACGAAATTCGGACTTTATTTTTAGATAAAAGTTTATTATAATGAAATTACTTTAAATTTATGGATGTTTTTGCTCATGGTCTTTGGGCAGCCGCCCTGGCCAAGATTATAAATTTTAAAAAGAAGAAGCCGGTGAGGGTTTGGTTCACCGCGTTTTGGGGAGTTTTTCCTGATGTTTTTGCGTTTGCGCCTTTATTTGTTTGGATGGGATTTCAGGCAATAACCGGAAATTTTAATTCTTCAGATTTTGCGCCGACAGAAATGGAGCCAACTAAAACAGATACTTTGCCGATTTTTAAGCTGACTCACTTGCTTTACAACTTAACACATAGTTTATTTTCGTTTGCTATAATTTTTTTACTGTTGTTTTTAATTTTCCGGCGCGCGCGCTGGTCAACTCT carries:
- a CDS encoding DUF1648 domain-containing protein; this encodes MKKIEIFILLIILLAFAAGFYLYPQMPEKMASHWNAKGDVDGYMPKAWALFLMPVLSTVLYLMFRLIPGIDPLKENIEKFREYFDWFVVLVICFLFYIYALTIFWSFGYRFDMGQVLSPALGILFYYAGILTANAKKNWFIGIRTPWTMSYENVWNKTNRLGGKMFKISGVICLFGIVFPAYAFWFVIVPVFFTTVYTIIYSYFAYKMEKR